A genomic stretch from Flavobacterium nitratireducens includes:
- a CDS encoding SusD/RagB family nutrient-binding outer membrane lipoprotein: MKTIIKILIIGFLSVFASCTSDFEEINTNPNRTNVGDIRASGMFEPILYNGINAWQNYSWYWNNELMQFTAFTGGGTRQEHRYFIGDQDWQNVWNTYSRYTNNVLHMYDLSVKQNDKSLQAIALTLKVLYMSNLTDMFGDIPYSEAFQVTSGGTTKPKFDSQKEVYQQMFADLEKANSMYAEKPVFRKPALDGMYGGNMVKWQKFNNSLYLRLLCRVSGRPEMNSAAKMMDIINNSAKYPVFISNADNATVKFTGSDPYRSQFANTNESSFTSSGRKLAEQLIKMTVMTDVNGNQVYEDPRLAIYGKKNPNYLVNNTTVWKGTIAGCTESEQSVADRGTSWLNAAVFCRAEMPASYMDYAEVQFILAEAALKGAISGGQSAAKQYYENAVTASVEKWAELGQFSGIPVTISQENITVFLNSNLASWDLATDKNELIANQKYLALFWIGMEAYHEYRRTGYPKLTIGRGTVFNDYILPTRFAYPNTTMATNNTNAREALSRMGGENNMKTPVWWSKQAIESGI, translated from the coding sequence ATGAAAACAATAATAAAAATTTTAATAATCGGATTTCTTAGTGTTTTTGCTAGCTGTACTTCTGATTTTGAGGAAATAAATACAAATCCTAACAGAACCAATGTAGGCGATATTAGGGCAAGCGGTATGTTTGAACCTATATTATACAATGGTATTAATGCTTGGCAAAATTATAGCTGGTATTGGAATAATGAGTTGATGCAATTTACTGCTTTCACTGGTGGGGGAACCCGTCAGGAACATCGCTACTTTATTGGTGATCAAGACTGGCAAAATGTTTGGAATACTTATTCTCGCTATACTAACAATGTATTGCATATGTACGATTTAAGTGTAAAGCAAAATGATAAGTCATTACAGGCAATTGCTTTGACTTTAAAAGTATTGTATATGTCTAATCTTACCGATATGTTTGGTGATATTCCTTATTCTGAAGCCTTTCAAGTTACTTCTGGAGGAACTACAAAGCCAAAGTTTGATTCCCAAAAAGAAGTTTACCAACAAATGTTTGCTGATTTAGAAAAAGCCAACAGCATGTATGCAGAAAAACCTGTTTTTAGAAAGCCTGCTCTAGATGGAATGTATGGTGGCAATATGGTAAAATGGCAGAAATTTAATAATTCATTGTACTTAAGGTTGTTATGCCGTGTTAGTGGTCGTCCCGAAATGAATTCTGCTGCTAAAATGATGGATATTATAAATAATTCAGCAAAATATCCAGTATTTATTTCTAACGCCGATAATGCAACAGTAAAGTTTACTGGATCGGATCCTTATCGTAGTCAATTTGCAAATACTAATGAGAGTTCCTTTACAAGTTCAGGCCGAAAATTAGCCGAACAGCTAATTAAAATGACGGTCATGACAGATGTAAATGGGAATCAAGTTTATGAAGACCCACGTTTAGCCATTTATGGAAAAAAGAATCCAAATTATTTAGTAAACAATACAACTGTTTGGAAAGGAACAATAGCTGGTTGTACAGAATCAGAACAAAGTGTAGCAGACCGCGGTACATCTTGGTTAAATGCAGCCGTTTTTTGTAGAGCCGAAATGCCGGCAAGTTATATGGATTATGCCGAAGTTCAGTTCATTCTTGCCGAAGCAGCTTTGAAAGGAGCTATTTCGGGAGGACAATCAGCTGCAAAGCAATATTATGAAAATGCAGTTACCGCATCTGTCGAAAAATGGGCAGAATTAGGTCAATTTAGTGGAATTCCTGTGACCATTTCTCAGGAGAATATCACCGTTTTTTTAAACTCAAATTTGGCATCATGGGATTTAGCCACTGATAAAAATGAGTTAATCGCTAATCAAAAATATCTAGCACTTTTTTGGATAGGAATGGAAGCCTATCATGAATACCGTCGTACGGGTTATCCTAAATTAACAATTGGGCGTGGTACTGTATTTAACGATTATATTTTACCTACCCGTTTTGCTTATCCCAATACTACAATGGCAACTAACAATACGAATGCTCGTGAAGCATTAAGCCGTATGGGTGGTGAAAACAATATGAAAACCCCAGTTTGGTGGAGTAAACAAGCTATTGAAAGCGGAATCTAA
- a CDS encoding BACON domain-containing protein: protein MKSLNQLHKSKVFVLFTFLTILFLSVSCANDNETSVEPYFTIEENPTGLAVDVNGLTKSYIVRAKGHWKIVPQGEASWVKVFPAEGDDDGIFKIIVNKNNTFDSRILNFTFINDGKEQPALFRVEQQANVPFIIVDKADEGVSVTSNGGEFGVKISANVNWTYSLSNANWLSVVEASATSIKFSALKNKGVKRSTILTISSADYPSLTKTISIIQSDGSVVLEEHFDWLAYGSTIFYTTTAEARIDNAWTTEEKAKGWTSTSNVFSNNEQLVYARTGFVKLGKTGYGGDFISPKFEMLEEPTTVKVTFKAVPYQTKAGTKDDNILKVGVVGPGTVSVSSFTIDNWPDYTLDPDCINIWKSPSATYSFTISGATSQTQLSFLGGDFNLVGVGAGKNRIFIDDVKVEIIE, encoded by the coding sequence ATGAAAAGTTTAAATCAATTACACAAAAGCAAAGTATTTGTATTATTTACTTTCTTAACAATACTTTTTTTATCGGTGTCATGTGCTAATGACAATGAAACTTCTGTAGAACCTTATTTTACTATTGAAGAAAATCCAACAGGACTTGCTGTTGATGTTAATGGACTAACAAAAAGTTATATTGTGCGAGCTAAAGGACATTGGAAAATTGTTCCACAAGGTGAAGCTAGTTGGGTTAAAGTATTTCCAGCAGAAGGAGATGATGATGGGATTTTCAAAATTATTGTAAATAAAAACAATACGTTTGACAGCCGAATATTAAATTTTACTTTTATAAATGACGGAAAGGAGCAACCTGCTTTATTCCGTGTTGAGCAGCAAGCCAATGTCCCTTTTATTATTGTTGATAAAGCTGATGAAGGTGTCAGCGTAACATCAAATGGAGGAGAGTTTGGAGTGAAAATAAGTGCCAATGTAAATTGGACTTATAGCTTGTCGAATGCGAATTGGCTTTCAGTTGTCGAGGCAAGTGCTACATCAATTAAATTTTCTGCTTTAAAAAATAAAGGAGTTAAACGTTCTACTATACTCACAATTAGTTCAGCCGATTATCCGTCATTAACAAAAACGATTTCAATAATACAATCTGATGGTAGTGTTGTTTTAGAGGAACATTTCGATTGGTTAGCTTATGGAAGCACTATTTTTTATACTACAACAGCAGAGGCTAGAATAGACAATGCTTGGACTACTGAGGAAAAAGCAAAAGGGTGGACTAGTACATCAAATGTATTTAGTAACAATGAACAATTGGTTTATGCAAGAACAGGTTTTGTAAAATTAGGCAAAACGGGGTATGGTGGGGATTTCATTTCACCAAAATTTGAAATGCTTGAAGAACCAACAACTGTTAAGGTTACTTTTAAAGCAGTTCCCTATCAAACTAAAGCAGGAACAAAGGATGATAATATTTTAAAAGTCGGAGTAGTAGGTCCTGGAACTGTAAGTGTTTCGTCATTTACAATTGATAACTGGCCAGATTATACTTTGGATCCAGATTGTATTAACATATGGAAATCCCCATCGGCAACCTATTCATTTACAATCAGTGGGGCGACATCGCAAACTCAACTTAGTTTTCTAGGTGGCGATTTTAACCTTGTAGGTGTGGGCGCTGGTAAAAACAGAATTTTCATTGATGACGTAAAAGTCGAAATAATAGAATAA